One Streptomyces lincolnensis genomic region harbors:
- a CDS encoding Lrp/AsnC family transcriptional regulator, whose protein sequence is MLNDLDERIVHALAEDARRSYADIGQIVGLSAPAVKRRVDRLRATGAITGFTVRVDPAALGWETEGFVEIYCRSNTSPETIQRGLERYQEVVAASTVTGDADAVVQVFASDMRHFERVLERIAGEPFVERTKSVLVLSPLLRRFSSGAPT, encoded by the coding sequence GTGCTGAACGATCTCGACGAACGCATCGTCCACGCCCTCGCCGAGGACGCCCGCCGCTCCTACGCGGACATCGGGCAGATCGTCGGCCTGTCCGCGCCCGCGGTGAAACGGCGCGTGGACCGGCTGCGCGCCACCGGGGCGATCACCGGGTTCACCGTGCGGGTGGACCCGGCGGCCCTCGGCTGGGAGACGGAAGGGTTCGTCGAGATCTACTGCCGGAGCAACACCTCGCCGGAGACGATCCAGCGCGGCCTTGAGCGGTACCAGGAGGTGGTGGCCGCGTCCACCGTCACCGGGGACGCGGACGCGGTCGTGCAGGTCTTCGCCTCCGACATGCGGCACTTCGAGCGGGTGCTGGAGCGGATCGCGGGGGAGCCGTTCGTCGAACGGACCAAGTCCGTGCTGGTGTTGTCGCCCTTGTTGCGGCGGTTCTCCTCCGGGGCGCCTACCTGA
- a CDS encoding amino acid permease, whose amino-acid sequence MLDQGAPPHHPTGNAPASPGLGARLMRRKPVERLVAEGGQGEGGSLRRSLGLWQLTMISIGATLGTGIFVVLGEAVPKAGPAVTLSFVIAGLTALFSALSYAELAGTIPVAGSSYSYAYATMGELIAWICGWCLVLEYGVSVAAVAVGWGEYLNDLLDGTIGVTLPAALSAPPGDGGLFNLPALIVVLLAMAFLLGGARESARANTVMVVVKIAALVLFCAIGVQGLRTGNYENFMPLGMAGVSAAGATLFFSYIGFDAASTAGEEAKNAQRDLPRAIMLSLVVVTALYVLVAAVAVGAKPWRDFTDSEAALAQIMREVTGQTFWGTLLAFCAVVAIASVVLTVLYGQTRILFAMSRDGLVPKVFSRVHPKSGAPRANTLIVSLFCGVLAAAIPLGQLADATSIGTLFAFALVNIAVVVLRRTRPDMPRTFRVPLSPVLPALGLGFCVWMMGSLSAVTWVVFGVWMAVGLVFYFVYGHRRSRLAPSEK is encoded by the coding sequence GTGCTCGACCAAGGCGCACCCCCGCACCACCCCACCGGCAACGCCCCCGCGTCCCCGGGGCTCGGCGCCCGGCTCATGCGGCGCAAGCCGGTGGAACGCCTGGTCGCGGAGGGGGGCCAGGGAGAAGGCGGCTCGCTCCGGCGCTCCCTGGGCCTGTGGCAGCTGACCATGATCAGCATCGGTGCCACCCTAGGCACCGGCATCTTCGTCGTCCTCGGCGAGGCCGTCCCCAAGGCGGGCCCCGCCGTCACCCTCTCCTTCGTGATCGCCGGTCTCACCGCGCTCTTCTCGGCCCTCTCCTACGCCGAACTCGCGGGCACCATCCCGGTCGCCGGATCCTCGTACTCGTACGCATACGCAACCATGGGCGAACTGATCGCCTGGATCTGCGGCTGGTGCCTGGTCCTGGAGTACGGCGTCTCGGTCGCCGCCGTGGCCGTCGGCTGGGGCGAGTACCTGAACGACCTGCTCGACGGGACCATCGGCGTCACCCTCCCGGCCGCGCTGTCGGCCCCGCCCGGCGACGGCGGCCTCTTCAACCTGCCGGCCCTGATCGTCGTCCTGCTGGCCATGGCGTTCCTGCTCGGCGGGGCCCGGGAGTCCGCCCGCGCCAACACCGTCATGGTCGTCGTGAAGATCGCCGCGCTGGTGCTGTTCTGCGCGATCGGCGTCCAGGGCCTGCGCACCGGCAACTACGAGAACTTCATGCCGCTGGGCATGGCCGGCGTCAGCGCGGCCGGAGCGACGCTGTTCTTCTCCTACATCGGCTTCGACGCCGCCTCCACGGCCGGTGAGGAGGCGAAGAACGCACAGCGCGACCTGCCCCGCGCGATCATGCTGTCGCTGGTCGTCGTGACGGCGCTGTACGTGCTCGTCGCGGCCGTCGCCGTCGGCGCGAAGCCCTGGCGGGACTTCACCGACTCCGAGGCCGCGCTCGCCCAGATCATGCGCGAGGTCACCGGACAGACCTTCTGGGGCACCCTGCTGGCGTTCTGCGCGGTCGTCGCCATCGCGAGCGTCGTCCTGACCGTCCTCTACGGCCAGACCCGCATCCTGTTCGCGATGTCCCGGGACGGCCTCGTGCCCAAGGTCTTCTCGCGCGTCCACCCCAAGTCCGGCGCGCCCCGCGCCAACACCCTGATCGTCTCCCTGTTCTGCGGAGTGCTGGCGGCCGCGATCCCGCTGGGACAGCTGGCCGACGCCACCAGCATCGGCACGCTCTTCGCGTTCGCCCTGGTCAACATCGCGGTCGTGGTGCTGCGCCGGACCCGTCCCGACATGCCCCGCACCTTCCGGGTGCCGCTGTCGCCGGTGCTGCCCGCCCTCGGTCTCGGGTTCTGCGTGTGGATGATGGGCAGCCTGTCGGCCGTCACCTGGGTGGTCTTCGGGGTCTGGATGGCCGTCGGGCTCGTGTTCTACTTCGTATACGGCCATCGCCGTTCCCGTCTCGCACCATCTGAGAAGTGA
- a CDS encoding GuaB1 family IMP dehydrogenase-related protein, with protein sequence MRFLNDIRPPYDLTYDDVFMVPSRSAVGSRQGVDLGSPDGSGTTIPLVVANMTAIAGRRMAETVARRGGLVVIPQDIPDEVVTEVVSWVKSRHHVLDTPIVLAPHQTVADALALLPKRAHNAGVVVDEERRPVGVVTDQDLTGVDRFTQLEVVMSKDLLLLDADIDPREAFNRLDHANRRYAPAVDREGRLAGILTRKGALRATLYTPAVDAHGRLRIAAAVGINGDVAGKAKELLAAGVDTLVIDTAHGHQESMISAIRTVRALDPRVPIVAGNIVAAEGVRDLVEAGADIIKVGVGPGAMCTTRMMTGVGRPQFSAVLECAAEAKKYGKHVWADGGVRHPRDVAMALAAGASNVMIGSWFAGTYESPGDLQQDASGRLYKESFGMASARAVRNRTSEESAYDRARKALFEEGISTSRMFLDPARPGVEDLIDSIIAGVRSSCTYAGAGSLEEFAEKAVVGIQSAAGYAEGKPLHASWS encoded by the coding sequence GTGCGTTTCCTCAATGACATCCGGCCCCCGTACGACCTGACGTACGACGACGTCTTCATGGTCCCGAGCCGCAGCGCGGTCGGCTCCCGGCAGGGTGTGGACCTCGGTTCCCCGGACGGCTCGGGCACGACCATTCCGCTGGTGGTCGCCAACATGACCGCGATCGCGGGGCGGCGGATGGCCGAGACGGTCGCCCGTCGCGGCGGGCTCGTGGTCATCCCGCAGGACATCCCGGACGAGGTCGTCACCGAGGTCGTCTCCTGGGTGAAGAGCCGCCACCACGTCCTGGACACCCCGATCGTGCTGGCCCCGCACCAGACCGTCGCCGACGCGCTGGCCCTGCTGCCCAAGCGGGCGCACAACGCCGGTGTGGTCGTCGACGAGGAGCGGCGGCCCGTCGGTGTGGTCACCGACCAGGACCTGACCGGCGTCGACCGCTTCACCCAGCTCGAAGTGGTGATGTCCAAGGACCTGCTGCTCCTGGACGCCGACATCGACCCGCGTGAGGCCTTCAACCGCCTCGACCACGCCAACCGCCGCTACGCGCCCGCCGTCGACCGGGAGGGCCGCCTGGCCGGCATCCTCACCCGCAAGGGCGCCCTGCGGGCCACGCTGTACACGCCGGCCGTCGACGCGCACGGCAGGCTGCGCATCGCCGCCGCCGTCGGGATCAACGGCGATGTCGCGGGCAAGGCCAAGGAACTGCTCGCCGCGGGTGTCGACACGCTCGTCATCGACACCGCCCACGGCCACCAGGAGTCGATGATCAGCGCGATCCGCACGGTGCGCGCGCTCGACCCGCGGGTGCCGATCGTCGCGGGCAACATCGTCGCCGCGGAGGGCGTCCGGGACCTGGTCGAGGCCGGTGCCGACATCATCAAGGTCGGTGTCGGACCCGGCGCCATGTGCACGACGCGCATGATGACCGGCGTCGGCCGGCCGCAGTTCTCCGCGGTCCTGGAGTGCGCGGCCGAGGCGAAGAAGTACGGCAAGCACGTGTGGGCCGACGGCGGTGTCCGGCACCCGCGCGACGTCGCCATGGCGCTCGCGGCCGGTGCGTCCAACGTGATGATCGGGTCATGGTTCGCCGGGACCTACGAGTCCCCGGGCGACCTCCAGCAGGATGCCAGCGGCCGGCTCTACAAGGAGTCGTTCGGCATGGCCTCGGCGCGTGCCGTGCGCAACCGTACGTCGGAGGAGTCGGCCTACGACCGGGCCCGCAAGGCGCTGTTCGAGGAGGGCATCTCCACCTCCCGGATGTTCCTCGACCCGGCCCGCCCGGGCGTCGAGGACCTCATCGACTCGATCATCGCGGGCGTCCGCTCCTCCTGCACCTACGCCGGTGCAGGCTCCCTGGAGGAGTTCGCCGAGAAGGCCGTCGTAGGCATCCAGAGCGCCGCGGGGTACGCCGAGGGCAAGCCGCTGCACGCCAGCTGGAGCTGA
- a CDS encoding translation initiation factor 2 — protein MRDGRRATGEPPAVLFAARSQNALHRLLDTLPVFAGDDRLRRWFTLVPGSDFSLDALDAIERAGGRTLPWSRATARSFALVLAAGPKGDLQALRGPRVLLPHGAGFSKSIPGEGTDDSASGLDPAHLLLPDGTLLADLYAFAHPGQVSRLAALSPAVAARAKVVGDPLLERFLDADSTDRRHRYRAALRTGSRRLIVLLSTWGPESLLRRRPSLPADLAAVLPHDEYQLALVVHPNERVRLGARDLEEHLEPARRAGLILPAAYEEWASVAVAADLLVSDHGSAALYAAALDRPLLAAYDGGAELLPGSPMATLLDRVPRLGTDPAAAPRTVAEALRGHRPGSVRPLTDTVFAEHGNGLERLREELYALLGLEPPALPAGPRPLPDPAPAPTAPSAFAVRVRHDADGVIHVTRHPAHLVPPPRPAGHLTSSPRPVHHLAAETDRAGARDTQGAALLHRRADGPGPAHGDAIVRTADAWTRRTLAEHPGGRRTAAVAVSATHCLLRTRTGPLLSARIEPCPVPEGLVYADPAAVLSAVHAALLAAGDGPAPETLVCAIGDRRFPVRLSPATPDEAALPV, from the coding sequence TTGCGCGACGGGCGACGGGCGACGGGCGAGCCACCCGCGGTTCTTTTCGCGGCGCGGTCGCAGAACGCTCTGCACCGGCTGCTCGACACGCTCCCCGTCTTCGCGGGTGACGACCGGCTGCGCCGCTGGTTCACCCTCGTCCCCGGCTCCGACTTCTCCCTCGACGCGCTCGACGCGATAGAGCGAGCCGGCGGGCGCACCCTCCCCTGGTCCCGGGCCACGGCCCGGTCCTTCGCCCTGGTCCTCGCCGCCGGCCCCAAGGGCGACCTCCAGGCCCTGCGCGGCCCGCGGGTCCTGCTGCCGCACGGCGCCGGGTTCAGCAAGTCCATCCCCGGAGAAGGCACGGACGACTCCGCGTCCGGTCTCGACCCGGCCCACCTCCTCCTCCCCGACGGCACCCTCCTCGCCGACTTGTACGCCTTCGCCCACCCCGGCCAGGTCTCCCGGCTGGCCGCCCTCAGCCCGGCCGTCGCCGCCCGCGCCAAGGTCGTCGGCGACCCCCTGCTGGAACGGTTCCTCGACGCCGACTCCACCGACCGCCGGCACCGCTACCGCGCCGCCCTGCGCACCGGGAGCCGCCGTCTGATCGTGCTGCTGTCCACCTGGGGCCCGGAGTCGCTGCTGCGCCGCCGCCCGTCCCTGCCCGCCGACCTGGCCGCGGTCCTGCCCCACGACGAGTACCAGCTCGCCCTGGTCGTGCACCCCAACGAGCGGGTCCGCCTCGGCGCCCGGGACCTGGAGGAACACCTCGAACCCGCCCGCCGGGCCGGCCTGATCCTGCCCGCCGCCTACGAGGAGTGGGCCTCGGTCGCCGTCGCCGCGGACCTCCTCGTCTCCGACCACGGTTCGGCGGCGCTGTACGCGGCGGCCCTCGACCGTCCGCTGCTCGCCGCGTACGACGGCGGAGCCGAACTGCTCCCCGGCAGCCCCATGGCGACGCTCCTGGACCGCGTCCCGCGTCTGGGCACCGACCCCGCCGCCGCCCCGCGGACCGTCGCCGAGGCGCTGCGCGGCCACCGGCCCGGCAGCGTGCGCCCGCTCACGGACACCGTCTTCGCCGAGCACGGCAACGGCCTGGAGCGGCTGCGCGAGGAGCTGTACGCACTCCTCGGCCTCGAACCGCCCGCCCTCCCGGCCGGCCCCCGGCCGCTGCCCGACCCCGCGCCGGCGCCCACGGCCCCGTCGGCCTTCGCGGTGCGCGTCCGGCACGACGCGGACGGCGTGATCCATGTGACCCGGCACCCCGCGCACCTGGTGCCGCCCCCGCGTCCCGCCGGCCACCTCACGTCATCCCCACGGCCCGTCCACCACCTCGCCGCCGAGACCGACCGGGCCGGCGCCAGGGACACCCAGGGCGCCGCCCTCCTCCACCGCCGGGCCGACGGTCCGGGCCCGGCCCACGGGGACGCGATCGTGCGCACCGCGGACGCCTGGACCCGCCGCACCCTGGCGGAGCATCCCGGAGGACGCCGTACCGCCGCGGTCGCCGTATCGGCCACCCACTGCCTGCTGCGCACCCGCACCGGCCCGCTGCTGTCGGCCCGCATCGAGCCCTGCCCCGTACCGGAGGGCCTGGTCTACGCCGACCCGGCCGCGGTGCTCTCCGCGGTGCACGCCGCACTCCTCGCCGCCGGGGACGGGCCCGCGCCCGAGACCCTCGTCTGCGCGATCGGCGACCGCCGGTTCCCGGTACGGCTGTCACCGGCGACCCCGGACGAGGCGGCCCTCCCCGTGTAG
- a CDS encoding barstar family protein produces MTDHVVTLDLDGVTDKAGLMDRCARALELPDWFGRNWDALADSLGDRSVRPEGSADQELLLVVRNWRPYAEARPDEWAIAQEVFTEASEGATGLTVALALGRPLP; encoded by the coding sequence ATGACGGACCACGTGGTCACGCTGGACCTCGACGGGGTCACCGACAAGGCGGGTCTCATGGACCGTTGCGCTCGCGCCCTGGAGCTGCCCGACTGGTTCGGCCGGAACTGGGACGCGCTGGCCGACTCCCTCGGCGACCGGTCCGTCCGGCCCGAAGGCTCGGCGGACCAGGAGCTGCTGCTCGTCGTGCGGAACTGGCGGCCGTACGCCGAGGCGCGCCCGGACGAGTGGGCGATCGCCCAGGAGGTGTTCACCGAGGCGTCCGAGGGCGCGACGGGGCTCACCGTGGCGCTCGCCCTGGGCCGGCCGCTGCCCTGA
- a CDS encoding sugar-binding transcriptional regulator, which yields MNSSEEIAVSGMSAGRSAMRMGPAELVQAAAMARRFYLEGKSKIQIAEEFGVSRFKVARVLETALERDLVRIEIRVPAELDAERSDALRARYGLRHAVVVESPAEVEEATSPDPENLGEVAADLLGELVNEGDVLGLAWGRSTIHMAAALDRLPPCTVVQLTGVYDAGTAERGSVEAVRRAAQVSGGDAHPIYAPMLLPDAATAQALRHQTGIARAFEYFDKVTVACVSIGSWEPGISTVHDMLSDEERGHYASLGVAAEMSAHLFDAEGRRVGRDLGERCITVKADQLRRVPEVVAIAGGQRKAAAIDAVLRSGLVTSLVTDTSAADYLMTAGTTPKPALNRADPDGI from the coding sequence GTGAACAGCAGTGAGGAGATCGCCGTGTCGGGTATGTCGGCGGGCCGGTCAGCCATGCGGATGGGACCCGCTGAGCTGGTGCAGGCGGCGGCCATGGCCCGCCGCTTCTACCTAGAGGGGAAGTCCAAGATCCAGATCGCCGAGGAGTTCGGCGTCAGCCGCTTCAAGGTGGCCCGGGTCCTGGAGACCGCCCTCGAACGGGATCTCGTACGCATCGAGATCCGCGTGCCGGCCGAGCTGGACGCCGAGCGCTCCGACGCGCTCCGCGCCCGCTACGGCCTGCGGCACGCCGTCGTGGTCGAGTCTCCGGCCGAGGTGGAGGAGGCGACGTCCCCCGACCCGGAGAACCTGGGGGAAGTGGCCGCCGACCTGCTCGGCGAGCTCGTGAACGAAGGTGATGTGCTGGGGCTGGCCTGGGGCCGGTCCACCATCCACATGGCCGCGGCCCTGGACCGGCTGCCGCCGTGCACGGTGGTGCAGCTGACGGGCGTGTACGACGCCGGGACCGCCGAGCGCGGCTCCGTCGAGGCGGTCCGCCGGGCCGCTCAGGTCTCCGGTGGCGACGCGCACCCCATCTACGCGCCGATGCTGCTGCCGGACGCGGCCACCGCTCAGGCGCTGCGCCACCAGACCGGGATCGCCCGGGCCTTCGAGTACTTCGACAAGGTCACGGTCGCCTGCGTCTCCATCGGCTCCTGGGAGCCGGGCATCTCCACGGTGCACGACATGCTCAGCGACGAGGAGCGCGGTCACTACGCCTCGCTCGGGGTCGCCGCCGAAATGTCCGCGCACCTCTTCGACGCCGAGGGCCGCCGGGTCGGCCGGGACCTGGGCGAGCGGTGCATCACCGTCAAGGCCGACCAGCTCCGCCGGGTCCCCGAGGTCGTCGCGATCGCGGGCGGGCAGCGCAAGGCGGCGGCGATCGACGCGGTGCTGCGGTCCGGGCTCGTCACCAGCCTGGTGACGGACACGTCGGCGGCCGACTACCTGATGACGGCGGGGACGACGCCGAAGCCGGCGCTGAACAGGGCGGACCCCGACGGGATCTGA
- the rpe gene encoding ribulose-phosphate 3-epimerase encodes MAAQINPSILSADFARLADEAKAVAGADWLHVDVMDNHFVPNLTLGVPVVESLARATDTPLDCHLMIEAPDRWAPQYVEAGAGSVTFHVEAAAAPVRLAREIRAKGARASMALKPATPIEPYEDLLPELDMLLIMTVEPGFGGQAFLDIMLPKIRRTRELISKHGLELWLQVDGGVSSSTIERCADAGADVFVAGSAVYGASDPAEAVRALRTQAEAVTAKASWACDH; translated from the coding sequence ATGGCCGCGCAGATCAACCCCAGCATTCTGTCCGCCGATTTCGCCCGCCTCGCGGACGAGGCGAAGGCGGTCGCGGGAGCCGACTGGCTCCACGTAGACGTGATGGACAACCATTTCGTCCCGAACCTCACGCTCGGTGTGCCGGTCGTAGAGTCTCTGGCCCGTGCGACGGACACTCCGCTGGACTGCCATCTGATGATCGAGGCCCCCGATCGCTGGGCGCCCCAGTACGTCGAGGCGGGGGCCGGTTCCGTCACCTTTCATGTGGAGGCGGCCGCCGCGCCGGTCCGGCTCGCCCGGGAGATCCGGGCCAAGGGGGCCCGCGCCTCCATGGCGCTGAAGCCGGCGACACCGATCGAACCGTACGAGGATCTGCTCCCCGAGCTCGACATGCTGCTGATCATGACCGTCGAGCCCGGCTTCGGGGGGCAGGCGTTTCTCGACATCATGCTCCCCAAGATTCGCCGCACCCGCGAGTTGATCAGCAAGCACGGGCTCGAACTGTGGCTCCAGGTGGACGGCGGAGTCTCGTCCTCCACCATCGAGCGGTGCGCCGACGCGGGCGCCGACGTCTTCGTCGCGGGCTCGGCGGTCTACGGGGCGTCCGACCCGGCAGAGGCGGTACGTGCATTGCGCACACAGGCCGAGGCGGTCACCGCCAAGGCCTCCTGGGCGTGCGACCACTGA
- a CDS encoding MMPL family transporter — protein MTEKQGTAKQGTAKRGTAKQGTAKQGIAHLVCGRRAKWVVLVLWLILLFLTAPFAQKLTDAQDNDASSWLPGSAESTQVLDLSEDFRPEQIPAIVVYARDGGLTAQDRARITEDVAELKRLTDHGIRGAETRGPTFDRPADPRAAQIYVPITMDEKGWERIAPAVDAIRDDVGDGGAGLAVHITGPGGTSADFSEAFEGIDSTLLISAMAVVIVMLLITYRSPSLLLVPLLSVIAALFTAQALIYLLAEHAGLTVNGQSAGILTVLVFGAGTDYALLLVARYREELRRHEDRHEAMALALHRAGPAVIASGATVVLSMLVLLAAEMNSTRGLGPVAAIGVAVALLAMMTLFPALLVVFGRWIFWPAIPHLGTPNPADRGLWARMGGRISARPRMVWGVTAAILAICSLGLIQLRAEGISNADAFTGKPDSIVGQEVSARYFPAGSGDPLVVISNEAQARQVGEAVAATRGVVPESLGLPPGTKPSFEGKVLFEATMTDPADSEAAKQTVERVRDAVHAVPDADAQVGGGTAALLDMDRATTHDNILIIPLVLVVVLLILCALLRALISPLLLVGTVILSFAAALGISALAFRYLFDYAGESTDFPLFVFVFLVALGIDYNIFLTTRIREEAARQGTRPGVVTGLAATGAVITSAGLVLAGTFAALGTLPMVAFAEIGFAVALGVLLDTFIVRSVLVTSLFLDVGPKVWWPHALAKEEEPHPGARGTEQPATTAPRSPD, from the coding sequence ATGACTGAGAAGCAAGGGACCGCGAAGCAAGGGACCGCGAAGCGAGGGACGGCGAAGCAGGGGACCGCGAAGCAGGGAATCGCGCACCTCGTCTGCGGGCGGCGCGCCAAGTGGGTCGTCCTGGTGCTGTGGCTCATCCTGCTGTTCCTGACGGCGCCCTTCGCCCAGAAACTGACCGACGCGCAGGACAACGACGCCTCGTCGTGGCTGCCCGGATCCGCCGAGTCGACCCAGGTCCTGGATCTGTCGGAGGACTTCAGGCCGGAACAGATCCCGGCGATCGTGGTGTACGCCCGTGACGGCGGCCTGACGGCACAGGACCGGGCGCGGATCACCGAGGACGTGGCCGAACTCAAGCGGCTGACGGATCACGGCATCCGCGGCGCGGAGACCAGGGGCCCCACCTTCGACCGGCCGGCCGATCCGCGCGCGGCCCAGATCTATGTGCCGATCACCATGGACGAGAAGGGCTGGGAGCGGATCGCGCCGGCGGTCGACGCCATCCGGGACGACGTCGGCGACGGCGGTGCCGGACTGGCCGTGCACATCACCGGCCCGGGCGGCACCTCGGCGGACTTCTCCGAGGCGTTCGAGGGCATCGACTCCACGCTGCTGATCTCGGCGATGGCGGTCGTGATCGTGATGCTGCTGATCACCTACCGCAGCCCCTCCCTGCTCCTGGTCCCGCTGCTGTCGGTGATCGCCGCCCTGTTCACCGCGCAGGCCCTGATCTACCTGCTCGCGGAGCACGCGGGCCTGACGGTCAACGGCCAGAGCGCGGGCATCCTCACCGTTCTCGTCTTCGGCGCGGGGACGGACTACGCCCTGCTGCTGGTCGCCCGGTACCGGGAAGAGCTCCGCCGGCACGAGGACCGGCACGAGGCGATGGCCCTCGCCCTGCACCGGGCGGGCCCGGCGGTGATCGCCTCCGGCGCGACCGTCGTACTGAGCATGCTGGTGCTGCTCGCGGCGGAGATGAACTCGACGCGCGGCCTCGGCCCGGTCGCCGCGATCGGTGTCGCGGTCGCCCTGCTGGCGATGATGACCCTGTTCCCCGCCCTGCTGGTGGTCTTCGGCCGCTGGATCTTCTGGCCGGCGATCCCCCACCTCGGCACGCCGAACCCGGCGGACCGGGGGCTCTGGGCCCGGATGGGCGGCCGTATCTCCGCCCGTCCCCGCATGGTCTGGGGTGTCACGGCGGCGATCCTGGCGATCTGCTCGCTCGGACTGATCCAGTTGCGCGCGGAGGGCATCAGCAACGCGGACGCGTTCACCGGGAAACCCGACTCGATCGTCGGCCAGGAGGTGTCCGCGCGGTACTTCCCGGCGGGCAGCGGTGATCCGCTCGTCGTCATCAGCAACGAGGCACAGGCCCGGCAGGTCGGCGAGGCCGTCGCCGCCACGCGCGGAGTCGTCCCCGAGTCGCTCGGCCTGCCCCCGGGGACCAAACCCTCCTTCGAGGGCAAGGTGCTGTTCGAGGCCACCATGACCGACCCGGCCGACAGCGAGGCCGCGAAGCAGACCGTGGAACGGGTCCGGGACGCCGTGCACGCGGTGCCGGACGCCGACGCCCAGGTGGGCGGCGGTACGGCGGCCCTGCTGGACATGGACAGGGCCACCACGCACGACAACATCCTGATCATCCCGCTGGTGCTGGTCGTCGTCCTGCTGATCCTGTGCGCGCTCCTGCGCGCGCTCATCTCCCCGCTGCTGCTGGTCGGGACGGTGATCCTGTCGTTCGCGGCGGCCCTCGGCATCAGCGCGCTCGCGTTCCGGTACCTCTTCGACTACGCGGGCGAGTCGACGGACTTCCCGCTGTTCGTCTTCGTCTTCCTGGTGGCCCTCGGCATCGACTACAACATCTTCCTGACCACCCGTATCCGCGAGGAGGCGGCCCGCCAGGGCACCCGCCCCGGCGTGGTGACCGGCCTCGCCGCGACGGGCGCGGTCATCACCTCCGCCGGCCTGGTCCTCGCCGGCACCTTCGCCGCCCTCGGCACGCTCCCCATGGTCGCCTTCGCGGAGATCGGCTTCGCGGTCGCCCTGGGAGTCCTCCTGGACACCTTCATCGTGCGATCGGTGCTGGTGACGTCCCTGTTCCTGGACGTGGGCCCGAAGGTGTGGTGGCCACACGCCCTGGCCAAGGAGGAGGAGCCCCATCCGGGGGCACGGGGAACCGAGCA